The Gemmatimonadaceae bacterium genome has a segment encoding these proteins:
- a CDS encoding four helix bundle protein, translating to MQLYKKLSVWRKAHELALRVFRATAPLYAIRQSYLAGQMRRAASSIPANIAEGTGRSTSAQFAQFLQQALGSARELDYHLLLARDLELIAPGDHAMLEARVDEVTKMLVALRRTVANRPPPSKATKPRPRPSPLSPPAR from the coding sequence ATGCAGCTCTACAAGAAACTCAGCGTGTGGCGAAAGGCGCATGAACTGGCGCTCCGGGTCTTCCGCGCGACGGCGCCGTTGTATGCGATCCGGCAGTCGTACCTCGCCGGGCAGATGCGACGAGCCGCCTCGTCGATTCCCGCGAATATCGCCGAGGGGACTGGACGATCGACGAGCGCGCAATTCGCACAGTTTCTGCAACAGGCACTCGGCTCGGCGCGAGAGTTGGACTACCACCTCCTCCTCGCCCGCGATCTCGAGCTCATCGCGCCTGGCGATCACGCCATGCTCGAGGCGCGCGTGGACGAGGTGACCAAGATGCTCGTCGCCCTGCGCCGCACCGTCGCGAACCGCCCCCCACCCTCAAAAGCAACAAAGCCGCGCCCTCGCCCCTCACCCCTCTCCCCCCCCGCCAGGTAG
- the trxA gene encoding thioredoxin, which yields MSNTRVVTDENFSTEIEQASGLSVVDFWAAWCGPCRMVGPIIHQLADEYAGKVKVTKLDVDASPKTAMKYGVRSIPTILFFKDGKIVDQVIGYAPKPALDQKFKQHSAGAPGASSGADARAS from the coding sequence ATGTCGAACACGAGGGTGGTGACGGACGAGAACTTCAGCACGGAGATCGAGCAGGCCAGCGGCCTGTCGGTCGTGGACTTCTGGGCGGCGTGGTGCGGGCCGTGCCGCATGGTCGGCCCCATCATCCACCAGTTGGCCGACGAGTACGCCGGCAAGGTCAAGGTGACCAAGCTGGACGTTGACGCGAGCCCGAAAACCGCGATGAAGTACGGCGTGCGCTCGATCCCGACCATCTTGTTCTTCAAGGACGGAAAGATCGTGGACCAGGTGATCGGTTACGCGCCGAAGCCGGCGCTCGACCAGAAGTTCAAGCAGCACTCCGCGGGCGCGCCGGGCGCATCGAGCGGCGCGGACGCACGCGCAAGCTGA
- the ispE gene encoding 4-(cytidine 5'-diphospho)-2-C-methyl-D-erythritol kinase, which yields MRSATLVAQAKVNLFLRVLAREAGGYHQIETLFCRLTLGDEVRVRLTNGQRSLDCAGIAMPRGGLGATEHNLAWRAALAFLDATRWTTGFAIEIDKRIPVGGGLGGGSADAGGVLRALNALAPSPLSAHELLRLGTALGADVPFLTQEASPLALAWGRGDRLLPLPPLPARACLLFAFSSGVATADAYRWLAEEPAPPAGSVAYRVDQLSRWEDVELMAYNEFERVVLPRHAIIRRVVEGLRHPQMRGVVPVALMSGSGATVFALLARPSDAELAEDAQGQLVVAIGDEPTDEGVDEVMVLETETAAHVEPVRLAD from the coding sequence ATGCGCTCTGCCACGCTCGTCGCCCAGGCCAAGGTCAACCTCTTCCTGCGCGTGCTGGCGCGAGAGGCCGGCGGGTACCACCAGATCGAGACGCTCTTTTGCCGCCTGACGCTGGGCGACGAGGTGCGCGTGCGGCTCACCAACGGCCAGCGCTCGCTCGACTGCGCGGGAATCGCGATGCCCCGTGGCGGACTTGGGGCGACGGAGCACAACCTGGCGTGGCGCGCGGCGCTGGCCTTCCTGGACGCGACGCGGTGGACGACCGGTTTTGCCATCGAGATCGACAAGCGAATCCCGGTGGGCGGGGGGTTGGGTGGCGGAAGTGCGGATGCAGGGGGGGTGCTGCGGGCGTTGAACGCATTGGCGCCGTCGCCGCTGTCGGCGCATGAGCTGTTGCGGCTCGGCACCGCGCTGGGTGCCGACGTCCCGTTCCTCACGCAGGAGGCGTCGCCGCTGGCGTTGGCGTGGGGGCGCGGCGACCGGCTGTTGCCGCTGCCGCCGCTCCCCGCTCGTGCGTGCCTCCTGTTCGCCTTTTCGAGCGGCGTCGCGACGGCCGATGCCTATCGGTGGCTGGCAGAGGAGCCCGCGCCTCCTGCAGGGTCGGTCGCCTATCGCGTGGACCAGCTTTCGCGCTGGGAAGACGTCGAGCTGATGGCCTACAACGAGTTCGAGCGCGTCGTGCTCCCACGCCACGCGATCATTCGTCGGGTAGTCGAGGGGCTGCGCCATCCACAGATGCGCGGCGTCGTTCCGGTGGCGTTGATGAGCGGCTCGGGGGCGACGGTCTTCGCCCTCCTGGCGCGTCCCTCGGACGCAGAGCTCGCAGAGGACGCGCAGGGTCAGCTGGTGGTCGCCATTGGCGACGAGCCGACCGATGAGGGTGTTGACGAGGTGATGGTTCTCGAAACGGAGACCGCGGCCCACGTTGAGCCCGTGCGGTTGGCCGACTAG
- a CDS encoding 50S ribosomal protein L25/general stress protein Ctc gives MATASLSASARAGTGKGVARTLRRDGRVPAVIYGHARAPQSLSVDARELSRLLEKNSAETTVIELAVDGTMSRTLIRDIQRHPVKRAIIHVDFQELVAGEKVHVNIPLVITGTSIGVRLNAGILTQVMSELSCRVDPANIPNRIDVDVTNVNIGGSVHVSDLTIPQGVEVLSSVGDTVLTVSAPKTSEETPASGEPSAAEPELIRKPKPEEEGEAKK, from the coding sequence ATGGCTACTGCATCCCTCTCCGCTTCTGCGCGCGCCGGCACCGGCAAGGGCGTCGCCCGTACGCTGCGCCGCGACGGCCGCGTCCCGGCCGTCATCTACGGTCACGCGCGCGCGCCGCAGTCCCTCTCGGTGGACGCCCGTGAACTCTCCCGCCTCCTCGAGAAGAACTCGGCCGAGACCACCGTCATCGAGCTCGCCGTCGACGGGACCATGTCGCGCACGCTGATTCGCGACATCCAGCGCCATCCGGTCAAGCGCGCCATCATCCACGTCGACTTCCAGGAGCTGGTGGCCGGCGAGAAGGTGCACGTCAACATCCCGCTCGTCATCACCGGGACGTCGATCGGCGTGCGCCTCAACGCGGGGATCCTGACGCAGGTCATGTCGGAACTCTCCTGCCGCGTCGACCCGGCCAACATTCCCAACCGCATCGACGTCGACGTCACCAACGTCAACATCGGCGGCTCGGTGCACGTGAGCGATCTGACCATCCCCCAAGGGGTCGAGGTGCTCTCGAGCGTGGGCGACACCGTGCTGACGGTGAGCGCGCCGAAGACCAGCGAGGAGACGCCGGCCAGCGGCGAGCCCTCGGCGGCGGAGCCGGAACTCATCCGCAAGCCGAAGCCGGAGGAAGAGGGCGAGGCGAAGAAGTAG
- a CDS encoding aminoacyl-tRNA hydrolase → MKLIVGLGNPGRTYEGTRHNVGWWALDHLADVWRFSPWRAEGDALVADGVLGEQKLRLVKPQTYMNLSGAALRPYLRRLEWEGLQHLLVVVDDVALPVGTLRLRAAGSPGGHNGLKSIEATLGTRDYARLRIGVGPANGERPPGDLADFVLGECTPDERAAVMGLMTKIEESVEGWAGILREDEKTRRREDEGLPGGGGEG, encoded by the coding sequence ATGAAGCTCATCGTCGGGCTCGGGAATCCGGGTCGCACATACGAAGGGACGCGTCACAACGTCGGCTGGTGGGCACTCGACCACCTGGCCGACGTTTGGCGTTTCTCGCCGTGGCGAGCCGAAGGGGATGCGCTGGTCGCGGATGGCGTGCTGGGAGAGCAGAAGCTGCGCCTGGTCAAGCCGCAGACGTACATGAACCTGAGCGGCGCCGCGCTGCGACCCTATCTGCGGCGGCTCGAGTGGGAGGGGCTGCAACACCTCCTCGTCGTCGTCGACGATGTCGCCCTTCCGGTCGGCACGTTGCGGCTGCGGGCCGCCGGGAGCCCCGGCGGCCACAACGGCCTCAAGTCCATCGAGGCAACGTTAGGCACGCGCGACTACGCCCGCCTCCGCATCGGCGTCGGCCCCGCGAACGGTGAACGCCCCCCGGGCGACCTTGCCGACTTCGTACTGGGGGAGTGCACGCCCGACGAGCGCGCCGCGGTGATGGGGCTGATGACGAAGATTGAGGAGTCGGTGGAGGGGTGGGCGGGGATTCTACGAGAAGACGAGAAGACGAGAAGACGAGAAGACGAGGGGCTACCTGGCGGGGGGGGAGAGGGGTGA
- the ychF gene encoding redox-regulated ATPase YchF: MLRLGIVGLPNVGKSTLFNALTSAAAQASNYPFCTVEPNVGMVEVPDPRLDALAEIVKPKRTLPAVVQFVDIAGLVKGASQGEGLGNKFLTNIRETDAIVHVVRCFEDADITHVMGGVDPVRDREVIEFELALSDLGVVEKRLDKVQRAARTGDKDAQHELPVLEAALELLKEGKALWEGKLSKEDKAVLAPLALLTAKPVLYAANVTETELHGDEGKHLAALRQAIASSAEEAEVVPFSARIEAELGELPPEERSEFLASLGLESAGLDRLIRAGYHLLGLQTYFTAGEQEVRAWTIHQGDTAPKAAAVIHTDFERGFIRAETVSYEDFVRLGGWKEAREKGAVRSEGKEYVVKDGDVMLFRFNV; the protein is encoded by the coding sequence ATGCTAAGGCTTGGAATCGTAGGCCTCCCCAACGTCGGCAAGTCCACGTTGTTCAATGCGCTCACGTCGGCGGCGGCGCAGGCCTCCAACTACCCGTTCTGCACCGTCGAGCCTAACGTCGGAATGGTCGAAGTGCCGGACCCGCGACTCGACGCACTGGCGGAGATCGTGAAGCCGAAGCGGACGCTCCCGGCGGTCGTGCAGTTCGTCGACATCGCCGGACTCGTGAAGGGGGCGTCGCAGGGTGAGGGGCTGGGGAACAAGTTCCTCACCAACATCCGCGAGACGGACGCCATCGTGCACGTGGTGCGCTGCTTCGAGGACGCCGACATCACGCACGTGATGGGCGGGGTCGATCCGGTACGCGACCGCGAGGTGATCGAGTTCGAACTCGCCCTCTCCGACCTCGGCGTCGTGGAGAAGCGGCTCGACAAGGTGCAACGCGCGGCGCGCACGGGGGACAAGGACGCGCAGCACGAACTCCCGGTGCTCGAGGCGGCGCTCGAACTCCTCAAGGAGGGGAAGGCGCTCTGGGAAGGCAAGCTCTCGAAGGAAGACAAGGCGGTCCTCGCCCCGCTCGCCCTCCTCACGGCCAAGCCGGTGCTCTACGCCGCCAACGTCACGGAAACGGAGCTGCACGGCGACGAGGGAAAGCACCTCGCCGCGCTGCGCCAGGCGATCGCCTCCAGCGCAGAGGAAGCCGAGGTGGTCCCCTTCTCCGCCAGGATCGAGGCGGAACTGGGCGAACTCCCGCCCGAGGAACGCAGCGAGTTCCTCGCCTCGTTAGGGCTGGAGTCGGCGGGGCTCGACCGCCTGATTCGCGCCGGCTATCACCTGTTAGGGTTGCAGACGTACTTTACCGCCGGCGAGCAGGAAGTGCGCGCCTGGACCATTCACCAGGGCGACACCGCCCCCAAGGCGGCGGCGGTGATCCACACCGACTTCGAGCGCGGCTTCATTCGCGCCGAGACGGTGTCGTACGAGGATTTCGTGCGGCTGGGCGGGTGGAAGGAAGCGCGCGAGAAGGGCGCGGTGCGCAGCGAAGGGAAGGAATACGTCGTGAAGGACGGCGACGTGATGCTGTTCCGGTTCAACGTCTAG
- the mce gene encoding methylmalonyl-CoA epimerase, translating into MSHHQSSDPSSGPASDGVKRGTRIAHIGVAVRSLAEIVPFYRDVLGMPETPLDDADGARIAGLVAGESLVELLEAESPESPIGKYVAKRGPGIHHVCFNVDDLEGTLQRCRAAGIRLIDETPRLGAEGKRIAFLHPSATAGVLVELSEY; encoded by the coding sequence ATGTCGCATCACCAGTCATCCGACCCGTCGAGCGGCCCTGCATCCGACGGCGTGAAGCGCGGCACGCGCATCGCGCACATCGGTGTCGCCGTTCGTTCGCTCGCCGAGATCGTCCCGTTCTATCGTGACGTGCTCGGCATGCCCGAGACGCCGCTGGATGACGCCGACGGCGCCCGCATTGCGGGGCTCGTCGCCGGGGAGTCACTCGTCGAACTGCTCGAGGCCGAGTCGCCGGAGTCGCCGATTGGCAAGTACGTCGCCAAGCGAGGCCCGGGGATTCACCACGTCTGCTTCAACGTGGACGACCTCGAGGGTACGCTCCAACGTTGCCGCGCCGCGGGTATTCGCCTCATCGACGAAACGCCGCGCCTGGGAGCGGAGGGCAAGCGCATCGCCTTCCTCCACCCATCGGCAACTGCCGGTGTCCTGGTCGAGCTGTCCGAGTACTAA
- a CDS encoding pyridoxine 5'-phosphate synthase: MSTTPPPAEARFAPYQRLYINIDHVATIRQARRTDEPDPVAAAVLCEDAGAEGITAHLREDRRHIQDDDVERLASTVRTVFNLEMACTDEMLDIAVRLHPYQVTLVPEKREEVTTEGGLDVTHHPRALERAMARMRAAGIRSSLFIDPDETMVRRSRELGADAIELHTGSYAHHPHDPALVAALANAAALGHTLGLHVHAGHGLTVRNVTAVAAIPEIEELNIGHTIVSRSVFIGIADAVREMRVAMDAARASLHRAPI; this comes from the coding sequence ATGAGTACCACCCCCCCGCCAGCCGAGGCGCGCTTTGCCCCGTACCAGCGCCTGTACATAAACATCGATCACGTCGCGACCATTCGTCAGGCGCGACGCACCGACGAACCCGATCCCGTGGCCGCCGCGGTGCTGTGCGAGGATGCCGGGGCCGAAGGGATCACCGCACACCTGCGCGAAGATCGCCGTCACATCCAGGACGACGACGTCGAGCGCCTCGCCAGCACCGTGCGCACCGTCTTCAACCTCGAGATGGCATGCACGGACGAGATGCTCGACATCGCCGTGCGGCTGCATCCGTACCAGGTCACGCTCGTCCCCGAGAAGCGTGAAGAGGTCACCACCGAAGGTGGGCTCGATGTGACGCACCACCCGCGAGCGCTGGAGCGCGCCATGGCTCGCATGCGCGCCGCCGGCATTCGATCGTCGCTCTTCATTGACCCTGACGAGACGATGGTGCGGCGCTCGCGAGAGCTGGGGGCCGACGCGATCGAGTTGCACACCGGGAGCTATGCACATCACCCGCACGATCCCGCGCTCGTCGCCGCCCTGGCCAACGCCGCGGCGCTCGGTCACACACTCGGCTTGCACGTGCACGCCGGACACGGCCTCACCGTGCGCAACGTGACCGCGGTGGCCGCCATCCCGGAAATCGAGGAACTCAACATCGGCCACACCATCGTGAGTCGATCGGTCTTCATCGGGATCGCCGACGCCGTGCGCGAGATGCGTGTGGCGATGGATGCGGCACGCGCGTCCTTGCACCGGGCGCCCATCTAG
- a CDS encoding flippase-like domain-containing protein, with translation MKIGWRGALGLVLSAAFLVWTMREVSFGEVWTVLRHSSVPVFILSAVVATLIFPLRALRWRVILEPVAHDISLGALWRSTAIGMMVNNVVPARAGELARAYALTREDSRVSFAAAFASLAVDRIFDAVTVVILLVAAMFLSDFPAGTTISGQPVIRIAILAGVIAVGALGAVVAMALYPRLVLAVFDGVVGRIAPRFVERGRRLIESFMSGLGALRSPSRFFRVLGWAMALWLVNGFAFWLGFVAVGIEAPYFAALFLMGVIAIGVALPSSPGFFGLFEAAALAGLTLYGVPGDLAVSWALGFHLLSFLPITLIGLYYFGRLGMTFGELGQATSPSSASEATA, from the coding sequence ATGAAGATCGGCTGGCGCGGTGCGCTCGGCCTCGTGCTGAGCGCGGCATTCCTGGTGTGGACCATGCGCGAGGTCTCCTTCGGCGAGGTCTGGACCGTCCTGCGCCACTCGAGCGTCCCGGTCTTCATCCTCTCCGCCGTCGTGGCCACGCTGATCTTCCCGCTGCGCGCCCTGCGCTGGCGTGTGATCCTCGAGCCGGTCGCGCACGACATCTCCCTCGGCGCGCTCTGGCGCTCCACCGCCATCGGGATGATGGTCAACAACGTCGTCCCCGCGCGCGCCGGCGAACTCGCGCGCGCCTACGCCCTCACCCGCGAGGATTCGCGCGTGAGCTTCGCCGCGGCCTTCGCCTCGCTCGCCGTCGACCGGATCTTCGACGCCGTCACCGTCGTCATCCTCCTCGTCGCCGCCATGTTCCTCTCCGACTTCCCGGCGGGGACGACGATCAGCGGGCAGCCCGTGATTCGCATCGCCATCCTCGCCGGCGTCATCGCCGTCGGGGCACTCGGCGCCGTAGTGGCCATGGCGCTCTATCCGCGGCTCGTGCTCGCCGTCTTCGACGGAGTGGTGGGGCGCATCGCCCCGCGCTTCGTGGAGCGGGGACGCCGACTCATCGAGTCGTTCATGTCGGGGCTGGGGGCGCTTAGGTCGCCGTCGCGCTTCTTCCGCGTCCTGGGCTGGGCCATGGCGCTCTGGCTCGTGAACGGCTTCGCCTTCTGGCTCGGTTTTGTCGCCGTCGGGATCGAGGCCCCGTACTTCGCCGCGCTCTTCCTCATGGGCGTCATCGCGATCGGCGTCGCGCTCCCCTCCTCGCCCGGTTTCTTCGGCCTGTTCGAGGCGGCGGCGCTGGCGGGGCTCACGCTCTACGGCGTCCCGGGCGATCTCGCGGTGAGCTGGGCGCTGGGCTTCCATCTCCTGTCGTTCCTCCCCATCACGCTCATCGGCCTGTACTACTTCGGGCGACTGGGGATGACGTTCGGGGAGCTGGGACAGGCGACATCGCCGAGTTCGGCGTCCGAGGCCACCGCCTGA
- a CDS encoding SOS response-associated peptidase, with protein MCGRFGLTRPERLDLERFGITELPPLVPRFNIAPGSDILVIRERDGAREASLVRWGLVPSWAKDPEIGNRMANARSDTAFEKPAFRGAMKARRALIPADVFYEWQVVPGQTRKQPHAIRLASGEPFAMGALWEYWKPKDGSAEGMVSTAILTTDANLLMSRIHDRMPVIISPEHYEAWLDPRTPAPALRDLMQPCPSEWLEAHPISLRVNNPKSDDERILEPLEPAN; from the coding sequence ATGTGCGGACGCTTTGGACTCACCCGACCCGAGCGCCTCGACCTCGAGCGCTTCGGCATCACGGAGCTCCCCCCGCTCGTCCCGCGCTTCAACATCGCGCCGGGGAGCGACATCCTCGTCATCCGCGAACGCGACGGCGCGAGGGAAGCTTCACTGGTGCGGTGGGGACTCGTCCCAAGCTGGGCGAAAGACCCCGAGATCGGGAACCGCATGGCCAACGCCCGCAGCGACACCGCCTTCGAGAAGCCCGCCTTTCGCGGGGCCATGAAGGCTCGGCGCGCCCTCATCCCGGCCGACGTTTTCTACGAGTGGCAGGTCGTCCCCGGCCAGACGAGGAAGCAACCGCACGCGATTCGCCTGGCCAGTGGCGAGCCCTTCGCTATGGGTGCCCTCTGGGAGTACTGGAAGCCCAAGGACGGCTCGGCCGAGGGGATGGTCAGCACGGCGATCCTCACCACCGACGCCAACCTCCTGATGTCGCGCATCCACGACCGCATGCCCGTCATCATCTCGCCGGAGCACTACGAGGCCTGGCTCGACCCGCGAACCCCCGCCCCCGCGCTGCGCGACCTCATGCAGCCGTGCCCCAGCGAATGGCTGGAGGCGCACCCGATCTCGCTCCGCGTCAACAACCCCAAGTCGGACGACGAGCGGATCCTGGAGCCGCTGGAGCCGGCGAACTGA
- a CDS encoding ribose-phosphate pyrophosphokinase encodes MDHLPGVLRGFKLISGNANRGLAEEIARNLGVDLARVTATKFADGEIFVRIDENIRGADVFIVQPTNPPADNIMELLLLMDAARRASAARITCVMPYYGYSRQDRKDQPRVAIGAKLMANMIEKAGADRVLGLDFHQHQLQGFFDKPVDHLYAAPVLVNHFKKKQLGNLVIVAPDVGSAKMARGFAKRLNATLAIIDKRRPTANVSEVVNVVGEVEGKDCIIPDDMIDTAGTVSEAARALKALGANDIYVCATHALLSGPAVERLKGAPITEIVVTDSIALDPGKLFDRLTVLSVGELLAKAIRFTHSEQSVSSLFD; translated from the coding sequence ATGGACCATCTGCCCGGCGTGCTCCGCGGATTCAAGCTGATCTCGGGAAACGCCAACAGGGGGCTCGCGGAAGAGATTGCACGCAACCTCGGGGTCGACCTTGCACGGGTCACGGCCACGAAGTTCGCGGACGGCGAGATCTTCGTGCGAATCGATGAGAACATTCGCGGTGCGGATGTCTTCATCGTCCAACCGACCAACCCGCCAGCGGACAACATCATGGAGCTTCTGCTCCTGATGGACGCCGCGCGGCGTGCGTCGGCGGCGCGCATCACCTGCGTGATGCCGTACTACGGGTATTCGCGGCAGGACCGAAAGGACCAGCCTCGCGTCGCGATCGGCGCCAAGCTCATGGCGAACATGATCGAGAAGGCGGGGGCCGACCGGGTACTTGGCCTGGATTTCCACCAGCACCAGCTGCAAGGGTTCTTCGACAAGCCGGTCGATCACCTGTATGCCGCCCCGGTTCTGGTGAATCATTTCAAGAAGAAGCAGTTGGGGAACCTGGTCATCGTGGCGCCGGACGTCGGTTCGGCCAAGATGGCGCGAGGGTTCGCGAAACGGCTCAACGCGACCCTGGCGATCATCGACAAGCGGCGCCCGACCGCCAATGTCTCCGAGGTGGTGAACGTCGTCGGTGAGGTCGAGGGGAAGGACTGCATCATCCCCGATGACATGATCGACACGGCAGGCACGGTGTCCGAGGCGGCGCGCGCCCTCAAGGCGTTAGGCGCCAACGACATCTACGTCTGCGCGACCCATGCGCTCCTCTCCGGCCCCGCCGTGGAACGCCTCAAGGGTGCGCCCATCACCGAGATCGTGGTGACAGACTCCATCGCCCTCGATCCCGGCAAGTTGTTCGATCGCCTGACGGTCCTCTCCGTCGGCGAACTGTTGGCCAAGGCCATTCGCTTCACCCATAGCGAGCAGTCCGTGAGTTCGTTGTTCGATTGA
- a CDS encoding Hpt domain-containing protein — translation MTGSPELLEFYLVEATEYLDALDQLVAGTGGPPDGNAFIATARALRGSSSMAKVEPIEKIASAIEQIAHGVRDGEIRWTVDLHRVLRVTVDDLRFLVRGVRTWGERELARAEARLADLQRALPNEERRPPSPDAAATAPVFIALQSSAIAAELDAFVANPRHRRALDDALTRARTMRGIAGIADFPPLADVADAIDRTARALMPDAPLADAEAELFRAAADVLRQTSSRLRDGASVDPGAPEVARFAHAVTRLDAPRETPSPERVIAIDELFYGDSGPHIVQRSAAPPSTRSQRFRGEVTSRAEHLRRLVNDARQVHDVAGRERAERALRTALHDLETIAASFDVHQVAAFFGETAREVELFSPATLEALDAGALFLLAPGDTIEEIERRLAVLERSRRDTPVIAPPQVEHHPPVEHHAQGTLDVTPASPPAAQPAVPPAAAPVPPAAPPAPPPAAPPAALPPAAPLASPPAAPSALPPAAPLVPPPAPPRAAPQPPAPPHAPPAVRRPPPTPTGRDLQQFLQAGIAGFSSLEDEPLSEPARLEEDEIVPIESLLYRGQVAVRRAIEIRDAMRQRGLTDDASLQEIYDLLDLAQTE, via the coding sequence ATGACCGGATCGCCGGAACTCCTGGAGTTCTATCTCGTTGAAGCGACCGAGTACCTCGACGCGCTGGATCAGCTCGTCGCCGGTACCGGCGGCCCGCCAGACGGCAACGCCTTCATCGCCACTGCGCGCGCCCTGCGCGGATCGTCATCGATGGCGAAGGTCGAGCCGATCGAGAAGATCGCCAGCGCGATCGAGCAGATCGCGCACGGTGTGCGCGACGGCGAGATCCGGTGGACCGTGGACCTGCATCGCGTCCTGCGCGTCACCGTCGACGACCTGCGCTTCCTGGTGCGCGGCGTGCGCACGTGGGGGGAGCGCGAGTTGGCGCGCGCCGAGGCGCGCCTCGCCGACCTCCAGCGCGCCCTGCCTAACGAAGAGCGGCGCCCCCCCTCGCCCGACGCCGCGGCGACGGCCCCGGTCTTCATCGCGTTGCAGTCGTCGGCCATCGCCGCCGAACTCGACGCCTTTGTCGCCAACCCGCGCCACAGGCGCGCCCTCGATGACGCCCTCACCCGCGCCCGGACCATGCGCGGGATCGCCGGCATCGCCGACTTCCCGCCCCTGGCCGACGTCGCCGACGCCATCGACCGCACGGCGCGGGCGCTGATGCCCGACGCACCGCTCGCCGATGCCGAGGCCGAACTCTTCCGCGCCGCGGCCGATGTCCTGCGGCAGACCTCGTCGCGCCTGCGCGACGGTGCCTCGGTCGACCCCGGGGCGCCGGAAGTCGCGCGCTTCGCGCACGCGGTCACGCGCCTCGACGCACCGCGGGAGACGCCATCGCCCGAGCGCGTGATCGCGATCGACGAGCTGTTCTACGGCGACTCCGGCCCGCACATCGTCCAGCGCTCCGCCGCCCCTCCCAGCACACGATCGCAGCGCTTCCGCGGCGAAGTCACCTCGCGCGCCGAGCACCTGCGCCGCCTGGTGAACGACGCCCGCCAGGTGCACGACGTGGCCGGGCGCGAGCGCGCCGAGCGCGCGTTGCGCACCGCGCTGCACGACCTGGAGACCATCGCCGCCTCGTTCGACGTGCACCAGGTGGCCGCCTTCTTTGGCGAGACGGCGCGCGAGGTCGAGCTTTTTTCACCGGCAACGCTCGAGGCGCTGGACGCCGGAGCGCTCTTCCTCCTCGCCCCCGGCGACACCATCGAGGAGATCGAGCGTCGCCTCGCCGTGCTCGAGCGGTCGCGGCGCGACACTCCAGTCATCGCGCCCCCGCAGGTGGAGCACCACCCGCCGGTGGAGCATCACGCCCAGGGCACGCTCGACGTCACGCCGGCGTCACCGCCAGCTGCACAACCAGCCGTACCGCCAGCCGCAGCACCCGTACCGCCAGCTGCACCACCGGCGCCTCCGCCAGCTGCACCACCAGCCGCCCTACCGCCAGCTGCACCGCTGGCGTCACCGCCAGCTGCACCATCAGCGTTGCCGCCCGCTGCCCCCCTGGTTCCGCCGCCTGCGCCACCCCGGGCCGCTCCGCAGCCGCCCGCGCCGCCGCACGCCCCCCCCGCCGTTCGGCGCCCCCCGCCGACGCCGACGGGACGCGACCTGCAGCAGTTCCTCCAAGCCGGCATTGCCGGCTTCAGTTCGCTCGAAGATGAACCGCTGAGCGAGCCCGCTCGTCTTGAGGAGGACGAGATCGTCCCCATCGAGTCGTTGCTGTATCGCGGACAGGTGGCGGTGCGTCGTGCCATCGAGATTCGCGACGCCATGCGCCAGCGCGGACTCACCGACGACGCGTCGCTCCAGGAGATCTACGATCTCCTCGACCTAGCGCAAACCGAGTAG